Proteins encoded within one genomic window of Brassica oleracea var. oleracea cultivar TO1000 unplaced genomic scaffold, BOL UnpScaffold01213, whole genome shotgun sequence:
- the LOC106321085 gene encoding DNA repair protein XRCC4 isoform X2: MVESERTKHTCLRLVLSGTDPIFVKGTWHPSRFDISITDGSSSWLCNATEEEVAERAAQWDQPVSEYLQLAEQYLGFQQPNSIYTFSDALEGSKRLSWTFEKEGTKLEWRWKCKPSHENKKITVGILDFLMEANIRLSEEVVNKTRSFEKMKSEAEKCLTQGERLCSEKMEFEDATYAKFISVLNAKKAKLRALRDKEVSGKEVAEI; this comes from the exons ATGGTTGAATCAGAGAGAACGAAGCACACGTGTCTCAGACTCGTACTCTCGGGCACCGATCCGATATTCGTCAAAGGCACTTGGCATCCCTCTCGTTTCGATATCTCCATCACCGATGGCTCCTCCTCTTGGCTTTGCAACG cgacggaggaggaggtggCGGAGCGGGCGGCGCAGTGGGACCAGCCGGTGTCGGAGTATCTCCAGCTCGCCGAGCAGTACTTAGGGTTTCAGCAGCCTAACTCGATCTACACCTTCTCCGACGCTCTTGAAGGATCTAAACGG CTGTCTTGGACGTTTGAGAAGGAAGGGACTAAACTGGAGTGGAGGTGGAAATGTAAACCATCACATGAGAACAAGAAGATCACTGTTGGGATCTTGGATTTTCTTATGGAGGCTAACATAAGGCTAAGT GAAGAAGTTGTGAACAAGACAAGGTCCTTTGAGAAGATGAAAAGTGAAGCTGAGAAATGCCTAACCCAAGGTGAAAGACTGTGCAGTGAAAAAATGGAGTTTGAGGATGCAACTTACGCAAAG TTCATTTCTGTGTTAAATGCAAAGAAGGCAAAACTCAGAGCACTAAGGGATAAAGAAGTTTCAGGGAAAGAAGTTGCAG AAATCtag
- the LOC106321085 gene encoding DNA repair protein XRCC4 isoform X1 produces MVESERTKHTCLRLVLSGTDPIFVKGTWHPSRFDISITDGSSSWLCNATEEEVAERAAQWDQPVSEYLQLAEQYLGFQQPNSIYTFSDALEGSKRLSWTFEKEGTKLEWRWKCKPSHENKKITVGILDFLMEANIRLSEEVVNKTRSFEKMKSEAEKCLTQGERLCSEKMEFEDATYAKFISVLNAKKAKLRALRDKEVSGKEVAEESTDKGESSESGRSDNEHSEEEASKKAATTTSRGRGRKRAARS; encoded by the exons ATGGTTGAATCAGAGAGAACGAAGCACACGTGTCTCAGACTCGTACTCTCGGGCACCGATCCGATATTCGTCAAAGGCACTTGGCATCCCTCTCGTTTCGATATCTCCATCACCGATGGCTCCTCCTCTTGGCTTTGCAACG cgacggaggaggaggtggCGGAGCGGGCGGCGCAGTGGGACCAGCCGGTGTCGGAGTATCTCCAGCTCGCCGAGCAGTACTTAGGGTTTCAGCAGCCTAACTCGATCTACACCTTCTCCGACGCTCTTGAAGGATCTAAACGG CTGTCTTGGACGTTTGAGAAGGAAGGGACTAAACTGGAGTGGAGGTGGAAATGTAAACCATCACATGAGAACAAGAAGATCACTGTTGGGATCTTGGATTTTCTTATGGAGGCTAACATAAGGCTAAGT GAAGAAGTTGTGAACAAGACAAGGTCCTTTGAGAAGATGAAAAGTGAAGCTGAGAAATGCCTAACCCAAGGTGAAAGACTGTGCAGTGAAAAAATGGAGTTTGAGGATGCAACTTACGCAAAG TTCATTTCTGTGTTAAATGCAAAGAAGGCAAAACTCAGAGCACTAAGGGATAAAGAAGTTTCAGGGAAAGAAGTTGCAGAGGAGTCCACGGACAAAGGTGAAAGCTCTGAGAGTGGAAGAAGCGACAATGAGCATAGTGAAGAAGAAGCCTCAAAGAAGGCAGCAACAACAACCAGCAGAGGCCGTGGCAGGAAGAGAGCTGCACGCAGTTGA